A window of Solanum stenotomum isolate F172 chromosome 3, ASM1918654v1, whole genome shotgun sequence contains these coding sequences:
- the LOC125858054 gene encoding heavy metal-associated isoprenylated plant protein 31: MSIMVEVRVPNLDCEGCASKLRKALFKLKGVETIDIDMETQKVTARGYGLEEKKVLKAIKRAGKAAEPWPYPIGYSHFASFYQYPNHIISHYYDTSRNVAAPSVHTFFHTPSVYSVAVASDEAVASLFSDDNPHACTIM, translated from the exons ATGTCT ATTATGGTGGAGGTAAGAGTTCCAAACTTGGATTGTGAAGGATGTGCTTCCAAGCTTAGAAAagctcttttcaagcttaaag GAGTAGAAACAATAGACATTGATATGGAGACGCAGAAAGTTACAGCAAGAGGTTACGGATTAGAGGAGAAGAAAGTGTTAAAGGCGATAAAACGAGCAGGAAAAGCAGCAGAGCCATGGCCATATCCAATTGGTTACTCACATTTTGCTTCATTTTATCAGTACCCAAATCACATCATAAGCCATTACTACGATACATCTCGAAACGTTGCAGCCCCGAGTGTGCATACATTTTTTCATACTCCATCAGTTTATTCAGTAGCAGTAGCATCAGATGAAGCAGTTGCTTCTCTTTTCAGTGATGATAATCCTCATGCTTGCACCATTATGtga
- the LOC125858057 gene encoding heavy metal-associated isoprenylated plant protein 39 isoform X1 produces MAQMKVVMKVLTMSDEKTKQKAIEAAADILGVDSIAADLKEQKLTVIGEMDAVAVVKKLKKAVGKVDILSVGPAKEEKKEEKKEEKKEEKKEEKKEEKKEEKKEEKKEAAK; encoded by the exons ATGGCTCAG ATGAAAGTTGTAATGAAGGTGCTAACCATGTCTGATGAAAAGACAAAACAGAAAGCCATAGAAGCTGCAGCTGATATTTTAG GTGTAGATTCAATAGCAGCAGATTTAAAGGAGCAAAAATTAACAGTGATAGGAGAGATGGATGCAGTAGCAGTGgtgaagaaattgaaaaaagcTGTTGGTAAAGTTGATATATTATCAGTGGGACCAGCTAAGgaagagaagaaggaagaaaaaaaggaagagaaaaaagaggaaaagaaagaagaaaaaaaggaagagaagaaggaggaaaagaaagaagagaagaaagaagcaGCAAAGTGA
- the LOC125858057 gene encoding heavy metal-associated isoprenylated plant protein 39 isoform X3, with amino-acid sequence MAQMKVVMKVLTMSDEKTKQKAIEAAADILGVDSIAADLKEQKLTVIGEMDAVAVVKKLKKAVGKVDILSVGPAKEEKKEEKKEEKKEEKKEEKKEEKKEEKKEEKKEAAK; translated from the exons TCAGATGAAAGTTGTAATGAAGGTGCTAACCATGTCTGATGAAAAGACAAAACAGAAAGCCATAGAAGCTGCAGCTGATATTTTAG GTGTAGATTCAATAGCAGCAGATTTAAAGGAGCAAAAATTAACAGTGATAGGAGAGATGGATGCAGTAGCAGTGgtgaagaaattgaaaaaagcTGTTGGTAAAGTTGATATATTATCAGTGGGACCAGCTAAGgaagagaagaaggaagaaaaaaaggaagagaaaaaagaggaaaagaaagaagaaaaaaaggaagagaagaaggaggaaaagaaagaagagaagaaagaagcaGCAAAGTGA
- the LOC125858035 gene encoding low-temperature-induced 65 kDa protein-like, whose product MDTQLHCPQDTGLHSGEGHGQIHDEGEHHHKQSVLKKVKAKAKKIKDHLKHGLGHDHSHEHEHDHEQHSLQGDEEETDDDEMEEGAAVHGGPYAIRSKDIPKEEVVPMGNLENPTSPKEDRYDSKMKNEDVHRPILQRQDEFARPPSLEGIHFPEERHKPVFTGTHETTKGIDDDHVTALGKHEHQGHENTGAPMGLTDHHAAHRPVTAAETRETKGFDHHVTAHGAQGHQGLQGHESIIGAPTGVVDHHAAAAHRPITTAAETHETKGFDHVTAPGAQVHQGLQGTENIIGAPIGLANPHASHLHEQMQMPPVVTDTGARGELNDQGLQGHKFKVLTGLEEDPNVPKDHPNPTNYQSKVTDPTGANNEEAGVSPLVQSFEKMGVNDVPETTRIRTEPKAGDFQFDRGTEHSQYTGSHDQFAPQESPTVFPSVRENTESIPKSINPNNPEDLPQDTLTGKPGSYTEKLSSATSAIADKAVAAKNIVASKLGYGGTEEETQATAGDKDATKTTSATEFAQKAASAVAGKLAPVYEKVAVAGSTVVAKVTGHENRGGVDAEHEVKTDKGVSMTEYLAEKFKPGEEDRALSEVISGSLSRQKEKTEETGEAKSMGKVTESVEVERRLGPIEPTKKEEEVCASGETKVGENFGQGVMDRVKGAVSTWLGKGVEAQANDSATGGGAVVGGRG is encoded by the exons ATGGATACACAATTGCACTGTCCACAGGATACAGGGTTGCACTCAG GGGAAGGACATGGTCAAATTCATGATGAAGGTGAACATCATCATAAGCAATCAGTGTTGAAGAAAGTTAAGGCAAAGGCAAAAAAGATCAAGGATCATCTAAAACATGGTCTTGGACACGATCACAGTCATGAACACGAACATGACCACGAGCAGCATTCACTCCAAGGCGATGAAGAAGAAActgatgatgatgaaatggaggAAGGTGCAGCAGTTCATGGTGGACCAT ATGCTATTAGGAGTAAAGATATTCCAAAAGAGGAAGTTGTGCCAATGGGTAATTTAGAGAATCCAACTAGCCCAAAGGAGGATCGTTATGAttctaagatgaagaatgaaGATGTGCATAGGCCAATTTTGCAGAGGCAAGACGAATTTGCGAGGCCACCCTCTTTGGAGGGGATTCACTTCCCCGAAGAAAGACATAAACCTGTTTTTACTGGGACTCATGAGACGACCAAGGGCATTGATGATGATCATGTTACTGCCCTTGGAAAACATGAACATCAAGGACATGAAAATACTGGAGCACCAATGGGCCTAACGGATCATCATGCTGCCCACAGACCAGTTACTGCTGCCGAAACTCGTGAAACTAAGGGCTTTGATCATCATGTTACTGCCCATGGAGCACAAGGTCATCAAGGACTGCAGGGGCATGAAAGTATTATTGGAGCACCAACAGGCGTAGTGGATCATCATGCTGCTGCCGCCCACAGACCAATTACTACTGCTGCTGAAACTCATGAGACTAAGGGCTTTGATCATGTTACTGCTCCAGGAGCACAAGTCCATCAAGGACTGCAGGGTACTGAAAATATTATTGGAGCACCAATAGGTTTGGCGAATCCTCACGCTTCCCACTTACATGAACAGATGCAGATGCCACCTGTTGTTACTGATACAGGAGCCCGTGGGGAACTAAATGATCAAGGACTGCAGGGGCACAAATTTAAAGTACTAACAGGTTTAGAGGAGGATCCTAACGTTCCTAAAGACCATCCAAATCCAACAAACTATCAAAGCAAAGTCACCGATCCAACAGGCGCCA ACAATGAGGAGGCGGGAGTTAGCCCACTTGTTCAATCGTTCGAAAAAATGGGCGTGAACGATGTTCCGGAAACAACACGCATAAGAACAGAGCCAAAAGCAGGGGATTTTCAATTTGATCGAGGAACAGAACATAGCCAGTATACAGGATCACATGATCAATTTGCTCCGCAAGAATCGCCTACAGTTTTCCCCTCAGTTCGTGAAAATACTGAATCAATTCCTAAGAGTATCAATCCAAACAATCCAGAGGATTTACCTCaggacacactaactgggaaaCCAGGTAGCTATACAGAAAAGCTTTCATCCGCAACATCAGCAATTGCTGATAAGGCGGTTGCTGCTAAGAACATTGTCGCCTCCAAACTCGGGTATGGTGGAACAGAGGAGGAAACTCAGGCAACAGCAGGCGATAAAGATGCAACAAAAACAACCTCAGCAACTGAATTTGCACAAAAAGCTGCAAGCGCAGTTGCAGGAAAACTTGCTCCAGTTTATGAGAAAGTAGCAGTTGCTGGTAGCACAGTCGTGGCGAAAGTTACAGGACATGAAAACAGGGGAGGTGTTGATGCAGAGCATGAAGTGAAGACTGATAAAGGGGTGTCAATGACGGAGTATTTAGCAGAGAAGTTTAAGCCTGGAGAGGAAGACAGAGCACTTTCTGAAGTGATTTCAGGTTCACTTTCAAGACAGAAGGAGAAAACAGAGGAAACAGGGGAGGCAAAGTCAATGGGGAAGGTGACCGAATCAGTGGAAGTTGAAAGGCGATTAGGTCCTATTGAACccacaaagaaagaagaagaagtttgtGCTTCTGGAGAAACAAAAGTTGGTGAAAATTTCGGACAGGGGGTGATGGATAGGGTTAAAGGTGCTGTAAGTACATGGCTTGGGAAAGGTGTTGAAGCACAGGCAAATG ATTCTGCTACGGGTGGAGGCGCTGTTGTTGGGGGGAGGGGTTAA